One window of Spirulina subsalsa PCC 9445 genomic DNA carries:
- a CDS encoding DUF29 domain-containing protein codes for MPSVNVISQIYEQDYAEWLSITLKQLQNRELENVDWEHLIEEIAALGNEQRHKVESYLLRLLIHLLLYDYWESEKEWSGKGWETEIDNFRLELDLLFESKVLYNYCVQVLDKLYQKARKNAIRKSQLSPHIFPDHCPYSLAEILSPEWLP; via the coding sequence ATGCCATCCGTAAATGTTATTTCCCAAATTTATGAACAAGATTATGCTGAATGGTTAAGCATTACTCTGAAGCAGTTGCAAAATCGAGAGCTAGAAAACGTTGATTGGGAGCATTTAATTGAGGAAATAGCGGCTTTGGGAAATGAGCAAAGACATAAAGTGGAAAGTTATTTGTTAAGGCTTTTAATACATCTGCTGCTTTATGATTACTGGGAATCGGAAAAAGAGTGGTCGGGCAAGGGATGGGAAACAGAAATTGATAACTTTAGATTAGAATTAGATTTGCTCTTTGAGTCTAAAGTTCTCTATAACTATTGTGTCCAAGTCCTAGATAAGCTTTATCAAAAAGCTAGAAAAAATGCGATTCGCAAATCTCAGCTATCTCCACACATATTCCCAGACCATTGCCCGTATTCTTTAGCAGAAATTCTCTCTCCTGAATGGTTGCCTTAG
- a CDS encoding DUF29 domain-containing protein: protein MNLKAEYDLDFYAWITKNVELLRGGQLTEIDAEHIAEELESMGKRDLRQLRSRLQVLVMHLLKWQYQPDKQSKSGLATIDHQRDAIEALLLDSPSLRGKLEQGLSIVYPKAVEAACQETGLIETIFPSSCPWTIDEILDRRFLPE, encoded by the coding sequence ATGAATCTTAAAGCAGAATATGATTTAGATTTTTATGCTTGGATTACTAAAAATGTAGAATTATTGCGGGGTGGACAGCTTACTGAAATTGATGCGGAGCATATTGCTGAAGAGTTGGAAAGTATGGGGAAGCGTGATCTTCGTCAACTTCGCAGTCGTTTACAGGTTTTGGTGATGCACTTGTTGAAATGGCAATATCAGCCAGATAAGCAAAGTAAAAGTGGGCTGGCGACGATTGACCATCAACGGGATGCAATTGAGGCGTTGTTGTTGGATAGTCCGAGCTTACGGGGGAAGTTGGAGCAGGGACTCAGTATCGTCTATCCTAAAGCAGTTGAAGCGGCTTGTCAGGAAACAGGACTTATTGAAACCATCTTTCCTTCAAGTTGTCCTTGGACCATAGATGAAATTTTGGATCGGCGGTTTCTCCCAGAGTGA
- a CDS encoding acyltransferase, with product MVDYFVHESAYVDQGAEIGKGTKVWHFSHVMGKAKIGENCSLGQNVLVANHVVIGNGCKIQNNVSLYEGVILEDYVFCGPSMVFTNVKTPRCEFPRNTSDDYLRTLVKRGASIGANATIVCGVTLHEGAFVAAGAVVTKDVPAYAMVAGVPAKIMGWMSAYGDVLEFDADGLAVDSQGVKYQKVSRDSVQKLG from the coding sequence GTGGTTGATTATTTTGTGCATGAGTCTGCTTATGTTGATCAAGGAGCAGAAATTGGCAAAGGGACAAAAGTTTGGCATTTTTCCCATGTGATGGGAAAGGCGAAGATTGGTGAGAACTGTTCTTTGGGTCAAAATGTTTTGGTGGCCAATCATGTGGTAATTGGCAATGGTTGTAAAATTCAAAATAATGTTTCTTTGTATGAAGGGGTAATTCTGGAGGATTATGTATTTTGTGGTCCTTCGATGGTGTTTACCAATGTGAAAACGCCCCGTTGTGAGTTTCCCCGCAATACCAGTGATGATTATTTACGAACTTTGGTGAAGCGGGGGGCGAGTATTGGGGCGAATGCGACGATTGTTTGTGGGGTGACGCTCCATGAAGGGGCGTTTGTAGCGGCGGGGGCGGTGGTGACGAAGGATGTGCCTGCTTATGCAATGGTGGCTGGGGTTCCCGCGAAAATTATGGGTTGGATGAGTGCCTATGGGGATGTGTTAGAGTTTGATGCGGATGGTTTGGCGGTTGATTCACAAGGGGTGAAATATCAGAAAGTTTCAAGGGACTCTGTACAGAAACTGGGGTGA